From Leptospira dzoumogneensis, one genomic window encodes:
- the mqnC gene encoding cyclic dehypoxanthinyl futalosine synthase → MSRIFPNHSTDSILEKALDGERISPREALELYESGDHLKIMATARTLRERILPHTHASYTMFRVVNYTNYCNVECNFCSFMDEIGNGKGYVLSKEEILEKMDYAVSEGADQMFLQGGVYPDLPFDYYLDVISTVKSKYPDMHIRAFSPVEIINLEKITGKPLFEVLQILKSVGLDSVPGAGAEILTDRMRNIISPKKASTEEWVRAMETCHEAGLLGSANIVFGSEETKEEVIEHLTVVRNLQDRTGGFLSFIPWTFQPQTKRFKVRAVSTQEYLKVLGICRIFLDNIKHIETSVMVLGKGVGQLALTSGADDISSVVIEENVLRSFGLKTEKEAIKFLKEGGFIPKRRDLLYNYEKYEGRELSAV, encoded by the coding sequence ATGAGCCGAATATTCCCAAATCATTCCACAGATTCTATATTAGAAAAAGCCCTAGATGGAGAACGTATTTCTCCTAGGGAAGCGCTGGAGTTGTACGAGTCCGGAGACCATCTTAAAATTATGGCAACTGCCAGGACATTGAGAGAAAGGATCCTGCCTCATACACATGCCAGCTACACGATGTTTAGAGTAGTGAACTACACGAACTACTGCAATGTTGAATGTAATTTTTGTTCCTTCATGGACGAGATAGGAAATGGAAAAGGTTACGTACTTTCTAAAGAAGAAATATTAGAAAAAATGGATTATGCCGTTTCGGAAGGAGCGGATCAAATGTTCTTACAAGGTGGAGTTTATCCGGATCTACCTTTCGATTATTATTTGGATGTGATCTCCACAGTAAAATCCAAATACCCTGATATGCATATCCGTGCATTCTCTCCTGTAGAAATTATCAATTTAGAAAAGATCACAGGGAAACCTTTATTCGAAGTTTTACAAATCCTTAAATCAGTCGGTTTGGATTCCGTTCCCGGAGCAGGCGCTGAAATTTTAACGGATAGAATGAGAAACATCATCTCTCCTAAAAAAGCAAGTACCGAAGAATGGGTTCGCGCAATGGAAACCTGTCATGAAGCAGGACTCTTAGGAAGTGCAAATATTGTTTTCGGTTCTGAAGAAACCAAGGAAGAAGTGATAGAACATCTCACTGTGGTCCGTAATCTGCAAGACAGGACCGGAGGATTTCTTTCTTTTATTCCTTGGACCTTCCAGCCCCAGACCAAAAGATTTAAAGTAAGAGCGGTTTCTACCCAAGAGTATCTGAAAGTTCTTGGGATTTGCAGGATCTTCTTGGACAATATTAAACATATTGAAACTTCTGTGATGGTTCTTGGAAAAGGTGTGGGGCAGCTTGCTCTTACAAGCGGTGCGGATGATATTTCTTCTGTGGTGATCGAGGAGAATGTACTACGTTCCTTCGGTCTGAAAACCGAAAAAGAAGCCATCAAGTTCTTGAAAGAAGGTGGATTTATTCCTAAAAGAAGAGACCTTCTTTATAATTACGAAAAATATGAAGGAAGAGAACTTTCCGCGGTCTGA
- a CDS encoding LIC11299 family lipoprotein: MKKSLGSKILQLSAICGFLFCVSNCLDSHRERIHMDTGVSVKTLGPHKYQFIAIGKASVPSVEDQDFFKMKKTSCEAAKLQVTQRLDELESDQKHRQFFLEQKEQKYFGDGEYCELTYIYELPQAKKQKDQP; this comes from the coding sequence ATGAAAAAATCTTTGGGCTCTAAAATACTTCAGTTATCCGCGATCTGCGGATTTTTATTCTGTGTATCGAATTGTTTGGATTCTCATAGAGAAAGGATCCATATGGACACAGGAGTCAGCGTAAAAACCTTAGGTCCTCATAAATACCAATTCATAGCAATCGGCAAGGCTTCCGTTCCTTCCGTAGAAGATCAGGATTTTTTCAAAATGAAAAAGACTTCTTGTGAGGCTGCAAAATTGCAAGTCACCCAAAGACTGGATGAGTTGGAATCGGACCAAAAACATAGACAATTTTTCTTGGAACAAAAAGAACAAAAGTATTTCGGCGATGGAGAATACTGCGAACTTACTTATATATACGAACTTCCTCAGGCCAAGAAGCAGAAAGATCAACCTTAG
- a CDS encoding DUF3817 domain-containing protein gives MRKFFTTDLGRLRLVGFLEGTSLLILIILGMPLKYYFGSPELVKLLGPIHGGLFLLFLLQTFHFSIENSWSFKERTWKVALASVFPFGTFYIDSTILRKL, from the coding sequence ATGAGAAAATTTTTCACAACGGATCTAGGAAGACTTAGATTGGTCGGATTTTTGGAAGGAACCTCCTTACTCATTCTGATCATTTTAGGAATGCCTTTGAAATATTATTTCGGATCTCCGGAGTTAGTAAAACTTTTAGGTCCGATCCATGGCGGATTATTTCTTTTATTCCTTCTCCAGACATTTCATTTTTCGATCGAGAACTCATGGAGTTTTAAGGAAAGAACTTGGAAGGTGGCTCTTGCCTCCGTCTTCCCGTTCGGAACATTCTATATAGATAGCACCATTCTTAGAAAATTATAA
- a CDS encoding GGDEF domain-containing protein, producing the protein MFKWFPGIDRRIRLLSKRIFFNRYPQGFLETNWSEIRQSLVAHYSLCIVISLITYFLPNSRDFEDESLILLQSSRITLIVLSLIFLWRHARKKDWVPKKLELYKVWTSSTLLISFFPFLYLDKVHYDVYLHQASAILLSMNLLLWLTTTTAVATNLAFCLMFLGVCYLGDSPVEAMQEFPILLTYLFVGTFGNVIMNYWRTMDYRDKRKLSGAVLRLKAKNLHIRMISNLDDLTDLYNRRYLIEQFDIFKKRARRHQFQMALVILDLDHLKEINDKYGHMAGDDALQTLSAVMKSRVRSTDICARIGGDEFCVLLDSVDPKSLKTLCESLRKGVESHPLSVRDPNDKPVNITVSIGAAILSYDEDFTFDDLYQSIDSGLYKSKSSGRNRVTIVEATKLNTKVDLSASWPEEVRIYK; encoded by the coding sequence ATGTTCAAGTGGTTCCCAGGCATAGACCGAAGAATTCGCTTACTATCTAAGCGGATCTTCTTTAATCGATATCCCCAAGGATTTTTAGAGACCAATTGGAGCGAAATTCGCCAATCCTTGGTGGCCCACTATTCTCTCTGTATCGTAATCAGTTTAATCACCTATTTCCTGCCGAATTCGCGGGACTTCGAAGATGAGTCCCTGATCCTTCTCCAATCCAGCCGGATCACGTTAATCGTTCTTTCACTCATATTTTTATGGAGGCATGCCCGTAAAAAAGATTGGGTCCCTAAAAAACTGGAACTCTATAAGGTATGGACTTCTTCCACCCTTCTAATCTCATTCTTTCCTTTCTTATATTTGGATAAGGTCCATTACGATGTATATCTCCACCAGGCATCTGCGATCTTACTCAGCATGAATCTTCTTCTTTGGTTAACCACTACCACTGCGGTTGCCACAAACTTAGCATTCTGTCTGATGTTCTTAGGTGTATGTTACTTAGGAGATTCTCCGGTGGAAGCAATGCAAGAGTTCCCGATCCTTCTCACGTATCTATTCGTTGGTACTTTCGGGAATGTGATCATGAATTATTGGAGAACAATGGATTACCGGGATAAAAGAAAATTATCCGGCGCAGTCCTCCGGTTGAAGGCGAAAAATCTACATATCAGAATGATCTCCAATCTGGACGATCTTACCGATCTTTATAATCGCAGATACTTGATAGAACAATTCGACATCTTCAAGAAGAGAGCAAGACGTCATCAGTTCCAAATGGCACTTGTGATCTTGGATCTAGATCATTTAAAAGAGATCAATGATAAGTACGGACATATGGCAGGAGATGATGCGCTCCAAACTCTTTCCGCAGTCATGAAGTCCAGAGTAAGATCCACTGATATTTGTGCACGTATCGGCGGAGATGAGTTCTGCGTTCTTTTGGATTCGGTAGATCCTAAAAGTTTAAAAACTTTATGTGAGTCTTTGCGTAAAGGAGTAGAATCTCATCCACTTTCTGTCAGAGATCCGAATGACAAGCCTGTGAATATCACAGTATCCATAGGCGCTGCCATACTTTCTTATGATGAGGATTTTACTTTCGACGATCTATACCAATCCATCGATTCAGGATTGTATAAATCCAAATCCTCCGGTCGAAACAGAGTCACAATAGTAGAAGCTACTAAGCTGAATACTAAGGTTGATCTTTCTGCTTCTTGGCCTGAGGAAGTTCGTATATATAAGTAA